The window gacatttttcttcttcattttagGACACTGTCTCAGTTTTGGCATTTGccctaaaaagaaagaaaatggaaaaagagacaATTAGAACTTGTCCATGGAATAAGCATGGATGATATGAAATCAACCACTATgagtttgtgcttttttgtcCAGTCTTCTTAAAAGCTACTACTGAACGTAGGGGATGCTGGTACATTGTGACCTTTTCACAAGTACTCAGTAACTGTGCACTTCAGTAGTTCTATGCTCCACTTAACACCTCTTGGGCCTGATTTTTCCCCCACTCATCTAAATGCCATTAGTTTTGAAAAACTGATTATTGCTTTTTATCACTGTAAGCAAGAGAAATCCAGTTAGTTAATGTCTGGATTTCCTGATCACTTGAGCTGCAGGTTTTCAATATGCTTGTGCCTTACGTAACTAAAGTTCACATCGGGTGTGTGGCCCAGTAAGGGATTTAACCTAATGCTATAATTAAAGTTCAAAGTGATCACAATGTTTGTCCCAGTTAGTGAACACAAACGCTAACAGCTGCCTGAGGAGATGATTTTTGAACACTTTACACTGTGCATGTTTGCTACCTCATTTAAAATACCAGTTTTCGATAAGCCATGCTCATTGAGAACACATGACTCACTTGTCCAGAATTGCTTTGATGATCAGCTTCACCCAGGGAGCAGTGGGTTCCAGACACACTTCTCTGCCATCTGTCAGGGTAGCtctgcaacagagaaaaaaggaagggaaaaggtcTACTTATTGAATTACAAGGcaatttcccttttctctcataACATCACTCTGGGTGTACACTGACATGTTCTCCTTTACTTTAAGCTGTATCATTTGTGGCTGTAGCCTAACATAAAGTCTtcttaaaaatagtttcataTCTTCTCTTATCTATTTATTTGAATGCATTAAATCATTTGCAGGCCTGTCTTttcaaaattgatttttttttcctacagcttGCTTTGTATTGGTGGTGGTGTTTAATGGAAGGGCAAAACCTTTCTATCTTGATTCAGAAACTGTACTAGCCAGTCCACAGGAATTTTCTTACAGTAAGAATTCTGCAATTGTGATGGGATTATATTATTTGTATGGTAATGGTAGTTATTTCATTGCCTTGAGTAGAAGTGTGATCATATTTTTGCTTAGCCATTAAAATTCATGTTTTGATCACTTGCTTAGCATGCCTCCATGGGTTTAATTCTCTTTTCACATGCTGGTGGAATTCAGTTTTAGAAAGTTATTTGCTGTCTGACAACTGTAGTTTTAGGTTGACGTATTGCATGGGTTGTTTAAAAAGTAGAGACGAGCAAAAATAATGTGCGATTTATAACACACAGCATATGATTTCTAAGAGCAACAAGGGTTGCTGTTGTACATTCTGAGTAGCCATGCCTGCTggcaaaatctgtttctttcttgttaAGTAACTGGGAGGATTTTGCAAAAGCACTTACATGACTTCAACATTCTTGCAGTGAGGTCCACTGGGGATGAGGTTGACATTATGAATGAACTTGGGATGGATAAACTTGGAATGGGTGCTTATGCACTGGCATCGGAGTTCAATCGCTAAGCGTGGCAGAGCCTTACCTGTAAaacaagagaataaaaaaaggtGAAGTGTTTTACCATTTCCACAGGAAGCACAGCATGTTCTTTTTGCTTATGGTATTGGAAAAGTTATTTGCTTCACTTGTAAGACAGCATAGTATCTCCCTTGTCAGTATTTACACTAGGAGAGCTTTAGGAAGGATTTCTTTACCTTTTATTCCAACCACTGAGATCAGGAGAAGagtcagcacagcagctgcaatCTTGCACGTCATGATGCAAGGGTGTTTCTTCTTGTGTTGCCTGGGTCTGGTTTTGTGGTGAGGTGAGGTGAGCTTCTGCAGCCCTGAGGGTGGCCAGTGCTGGGGCTCTGGGACCTGCCTGGTTTATATACTGCCTTGGCCTCCCCTGTGCACTCAGGCATCACGGGTGGGTCATACCCATGGAAACTCCCAAAGCTGTAAGATGCTACTGTGAGATGAGTCACAGGTGAGTGGGTAAACCCCTTTCCCTAGATGAccacaaaatttattttcattaacagaaaacactttattaattaaagaaatataaaatcatagaacATGTACAAAATTGCCCTGTACTTGGCTTTGTGGAATCTATAGTTTTTTTGTAATGCTCATATTTCTTGTGATTTTCTTCCGTACTTCCGTACTTTTGTacttttgctgttattttaatgttattctCTGGGACTTTCCACTCCTGGTGGAAAGCATACAATCTGTGATTTTCCATCTGTATGTTTTtgggctttgatttttttttttttttattttaagacatGATAGAAATAGGAACTAATACTTTGTAGCAATGATAGGTACTAgaactgtattttaatgagcTCCCCTTGTCCTTATATgcaattacatttaaaaaaaaatctttatatgCTGAGATAACTTCTACAGGAATACTTACAgtacttttaaatatattaaaacctagcatcactgaaaaaaacaacagaatctAGACTGACTTTGTTGTACTATTGAGAACATACATAATATATTATTATGATATTATTAATTGCTTTGCCTAATTAGGTGGATTTTTTTGAGAATGACTGCTTCTTCTGAAGCCAAAACTTCTTAACTGTTTGCTCCTTTTCCATGAAGGAGAGATTTCTGTATGTCAGACTGAATTCCACTTAATGTTAACATCTATATCAGTGTCTGTAGTTTCACACAATTAAGTTTATAGTCTTAGAGGGTGCGTCCTGCATAGTAACTTGATAAG of the Caloenas nicobarica isolate bCalNic1 chromosome 4, bCalNic1.hap1, whole genome shotgun sequence genome contains:
- the LOC135988399 gene encoding interleukin-8-like — protein: MTCKIAAAVLTLLLISVVGIKGKALPRLAIELRCQCISTHSKFIHPKFIHNVNLIPSGPHCKNVEVIATLTDGREVCLEPTAPWVKLIIKAILDKANAKTETVS